Proteins from a single region of Macrotis lagotis isolate mMagLag1 chromosome 2, bilby.v1.9.chrom.fasta, whole genome shotgun sequence:
- the NAP1L1 gene encoding nucleosome assembly protein 1-like 1 isoform X2, whose protein sequence is MADIDNKEAELDQQDMEDVEEVEEEETGEDANSKARQLTVQMMQNPQILAALQERLDGLVGTSTGYIESLPKVVKRRVNALKNLQVKCAQIEAKFYEEVHALERKYAVLYQPLFDKRSEIINAIYEPTEEECEWKPDSDEEISEEMKEKAKLEEEKKDEEKEDPKGIPEFWLTVFKNVDLLSDMVQEHDEPILKHLKDIKVKFSDVGQPMSFTLEFHFEPNEYFTNEVLMKTYRMRSEPDDSDPFSFDGPEIMSCTGCQVDWKKGKNVTLKTIKKKQKHKGRGTVRTVTKTVSNDSFFNFFSPPDVPESGDLDDDAEAILAADFEIGHFLRERIVPRSVLYFTGEAIEDDDDDYDEEGEEADDEEGEEEADEENDPEYDPKKDPNPAECKQQ, encoded by the exons ATGGCAGACATTGACAA CAAAGAAGCTGAACTTGACCAACAAGATATGGAAGATgtagaagaagtagaagaagaagaaactggtGAAGATGCAAACAGCAAAG CTCGTCAATTGACTGTTCAGATGATGCAGAATCCTCAAATTCTTGCAGCTCTTCAAGAAAGATTGGATGGTTTGGTGGGAACATCAACTGGATACATTGAAAG CTTGCCAAAAGTAGTTAAGCGGCGTGTGAATGCCCTCAAAAATCTTCAGGTGAAATGTGCACAGATAGAAGCCAAGTTCTATGAGGAAGTTCATGCTCTTGAAAGAAAGTATGCGGTTCTTTACCAGCCACTTTTTGATAAG AGAAGTGAAATCATCAATGCAATTTATGAACCTACAGAGGAAGAATGTGAATGGAAGCCAgattctgatgaagaaatttca gaggaaatgaaagagaaggcTAAGcttgaagaggagaaaaaagatgaagaaaaagaagacccTAAGGGAATTCCTGAATTTTGGCtgactgtttttaaaaatgtcgACTTGCTCAGTGATATGGTTCAG GAACATGATGAACCTATTCTGAAGCACTTGAAAGATATTAAAGTGAAGTTTTCAGATGTTGGCCAACCTATG AGTTTTACATTAGAGTTCCACTTTGAACCTAATgaatatttcacaaatgaggtaTTGATGAAGACATATCGCATGCGATCAGAGCCAGATGATTCTGATCCCTTCTCCTTTGATGGACCAGAAATTATGAGTTGCACAGG GTGTCAGGTAgattggaaaaaagggaaaaatgtcaCTTTGAAAACTAttaagaagaaacagaaacacaAGGGTCGTGGGACTGTTCGAACTGTGACAAAAACAGTTTCCAATgattctttcttcaatttcttctctcctcctgaTG TTCCTGAGAGTGGAGACCTG GATGATGATGCAGAAGCTATCCTTGCAGCAGACTTTGAAATTGGTCACTTTTTACGTGAGCGTATAGTCCCAAGATCAGTATTATACTTCACAGGAGAAGCtattgaagatgatgatgatgat tatgaTGAAGAAGGTGAAGAAGCAGATGATGAG gaaggggaagaagaagctgatgaggaaaatgatccAGAATATGATCCGAAG
- the NAP1L1 gene encoding nucleosome assembly protein 1-like 1 isoform X1: protein MADIDNKEAELDQQDMEDVEEVEEEETGEDANSKARQLTVQMMQNPQILAALQERLDGLVGTSTGYIESLPKVVKRRVNALKNLQVKCAQIEAKFYEEVHALERKYAVLYQPLFDKRSEIINAIYEPTEEECEWKPDSDEEISEMKEKAKLEEEKKDEEKEDPKGIPEFWLTVFKNVDLLSDMVQEHDEPILKHLKDIKVKFSDVGQPMSFTLEFHFEPNEYFTNEVLMKTYRMRSEPDDSDPFSFDGPEIMSCTGCQVDWKKGKNVTLKTIKKKQKHKGRGTVRTVTKTVSNDSFFNFFSPPDVPESGDLDDDAEAILAADFEIGHFLRERIVPRSVLYFTGEAIEDDDDDYDEEGEEADDEEGEEEADEENDPEYDPKKDPNPAECKQQ, encoded by the exons ATGGCAGACATTGACAA CAAAGAAGCTGAACTTGACCAACAAGATATGGAAGATgtagaagaagtagaagaagaagaaactggtGAAGATGCAAACAGCAAAG CTCGTCAATTGACTGTTCAGATGATGCAGAATCCTCAAATTCTTGCAGCTCTTCAAGAAAGATTGGATGGTTTGGTGGGAACATCAACTGGATACATTGAAAG CTTGCCAAAAGTAGTTAAGCGGCGTGTGAATGCCCTCAAAAATCTTCAGGTGAAATGTGCACAGATAGAAGCCAAGTTCTATGAGGAAGTTCATGCTCTTGAAAGAAAGTATGCGGTTCTTTACCAGCCACTTTTTGATAAG AGAAGTGAAATCATCAATGCAATTTATGAACCTACAGAGGAAGAATGTGAATGGAAGCCAgattctgatgaagaaatttca gaaatgaaagagaaggcTAAGcttgaagaggagaaaaaagatgaagaaaaagaagacccTAAGGGAATTCCTGAATTTTGGCtgactgtttttaaaaatgtcgACTTGCTCAGTGATATGGTTCAG GAACATGATGAACCTATTCTGAAGCACTTGAAAGATATTAAAGTGAAGTTTTCAGATGTTGGCCAACCTATG AGTTTTACATTAGAGTTCCACTTTGAACCTAATgaatatttcacaaatgaggtaTTGATGAAGACATATCGCATGCGATCAGAGCCAGATGATTCTGATCCCTTCTCCTTTGATGGACCAGAAATTATGAGTTGCACAGG GTGTCAGGTAgattggaaaaaagggaaaaatgtcaCTTTGAAAACTAttaagaagaaacagaaacacaAGGGTCGTGGGACTGTTCGAACTGTGACAAAAACAGTTTCCAATgattctttcttcaatttcttctctcctcctgaTG TTCCTGAGAGTGGAGACCTG GATGATGATGCAGAAGCTATCCTTGCAGCAGACTTTGAAATTGGTCACTTTTTACGTGAGCGTATAGTCCCAAGATCAGTATTATACTTCACAGGAGAAGCtattgaagatgatgatgatgat tatgaTGAAGAAGGTGAAGAAGCAGATGATGAG gaaggggaagaagaagctgatgaggaaaatgatccAGAATATGATCCGAAG